Part of the Candidatus Methanoperedens sp. genome, CCCCTGGCATACTTTTTCTTCAGTATCTCAAGTGCTGATTCCTCTTCTCTTTTGCCGCCCTGCCATAGATATCTTATAAGCAGTGCAAGCCCTATGATTACCAGTATCCAGAATAACAGCCAGAGTATCCCACCTCCATAGCCCATCATTCCGGCTCCGTAATCGTCCATCATGCCTAAT contains:
- a CDS encoding SHOCT domain-containing protein; this translates as MDDYGAGMMGYGGGILWLLFWILVIIGLALLIRYLWQGGKREEESALEILKKKYARGEISKEEFEEKKKDLL